The genomic stretch TGGTTGGATAAGAAACCGTCCAGCTCTGTGGGTAATCTCTACTGTAATGTAGACCACGACTCTCCTTACGCATGAGAGCTGAACGCACGATCAACTCCGCGCAACTTAATAAATTGCGTAACTCCAATAAGTCACGCGTCACTCTAAAGTTGGCATAGTATTCCTGCACTTCATCACGCAATAATTCAATTCGATGCAAAGCGCGCTCTAAACGTCGATTAGTTCTGACAATGCCGACGTAGTTCCACATCAATAAACGCAACTCATCCCAGTTATGAGAAATCACCACACTCTCATCCGCATCTTCCACTCGGCTTTCATCCCAAGTTGGCACATCTGGCATCTGCTTAAAAGGATGTTTAGCGATATCAACCGCAGCAGCCTTGCCAATGACCACGCACTCCAACAAAGAGTTACTAGCCAAACGATTAGCGCCATGCAAACCTGTATAAGTAGCTTCACCAACGGCATATAAACCTGGCAAATCGGTTTTGCCTTTCAAATCCGTCACCACACCACCACAGGTATAGTGCGCCGCAGGTACAACCGGAATTGGTTTTTTAGCTATATCAATTCCCAAAGCCATGCATCTTGCGTAAATTGTTGGGAAATGTTCCTTTAAGAAAGCCTCACCTAAATGTGTTGCATCCAACAAGACATAATCAAGGCCATGTTTTTTCATCTCAAAGTCAATCGCTCTGGCCACGATATCTCTAGGCGCTAATTCAGCACGCTCATCATGATTGGGCATGAATCTCGTACCATCAGGTAGTTTTAATTGCGCCCCCTCACCTCTTAGCGCTTCAGTCACCAAAAAAGTTCTATCTTGTGGATGGTACAAACAAGTAGGGTGGAACTGCACAAATTCCATGTTGCCAACACGACAACCAGCTCGCCAAGCCATTGCAATACCATCGCCGGTAGCGGTTTCTGGGTTGCTGGTATATCGATAGACCTTACCAACGCCACCTGTTGCTAAAACAACCGCAGAAGCTGGAATTGACTCAATCTTGCCACTAGCAATATCCAAGGCATATACGCCATAGCAACGATTACTTTTCTCTGGTTTTTTAGTATTGAGATGTCTATTAGTAATTAAGTCCAAAGCCATCCAACGCTCTAACAAACGAATATTGGGATGTTGCTTAGCTTTATCTAACAGAACCTCATGAATCGCCTTACCCGTTGCATCAGCGGCATGAGCAATACGTCGATGACTATGCCCACCCTCTCTTGTTAAATGCAACCCTTTAGGGCCGGCAGGATCCGTTGTAAATGGGACGCCCTGCTCTATCAACCAATCAATCGCATCGGCACTACGCTCGGCAATGAATCTTGCAGTAGACTCAACCACCAAGCCAGCACCTGCCTCAACCGTATCCTTGACGTGAGCGTCCACGCTATCTTTTTCATCCAAAACACCCACAATGCCACCCTGAGCCCAAGCCGTGGCAGACTCCGATAAACCACGTTTGGCCATCACAATCACTTGGCGTGATTCAGCCAACTCAAGTGCCACAGTCAAACCAGCCAAGCCGGCACCGATCACGATAACGGGCAAGGACTCTTGTATGGCTGGCTTATTGGCGGATGTCATAAATAACGATTAATTAAGTTTTATCTCAATAGTGATTAGCTCAACTTGCTTGCATGTTCTCTAGTTTCATGAAAAACAATTTGCGGCCAACGCTCTTGAGTCACACGGAGATTAACAGCAGAACTTGCTAGATATGCCAAATTATCAGCAGCATCTAAAGCTAATTGATGACCCGCCGAAGAATTTTGAAAATCAGTCATCATCTTTTTATCTTCACAGCTGACCCAACGTGCGCAATTAATGCTAGCCGTCTCAAAGACCGCATCTACACCATACTCGTTCATTAATCTACTTGCAACCACTTCAAACTGCAAAGCACCAACTGCGCCCAAGATTAAATCACTGCTATTAACGGGTCTAAATACCTGTACTGCCCCTTCTTCACCCAACTGCTGCAAACCTTTTTGCAATTGTTTAATTTTCATCGGATTACGAATACGCGCCACCCTAAAGAAATCAGGTGCAAAGTAAGGGATACCTGTAAATTGCAATGACTCGCCTTCGGAAAAGCTATCCCCAATCTGCATATTGCCGTGGTTAGGCAAACCAATAATGTCGCCTGCGTAAGCCTCTTCAACCTGCTCGCGACTAGATGCCATGAATGTCACCACATTAGACACTTTTACATCGCGATTAATGCGTAGATGATTAATCTTCATGCCGCGGGTGAATTTTCCAGAGCACACACGTAAGAAGGCAATGCGATCTCGGTGAGCTGGATCCATATTCGCCTGAATTTTAAAAACAAATCCAGAGAATTTTTCCTCGCGAGGATCTACAGACCTAACTGTTGCATCACGTTCTCTAGGAGCTGGCGCCCAATCCAACAAAGCATTCAAAATTTCACGAACGCCAAAGTTATTAATAGCGGAACCAAAAAAAACAGGTGTTTGCAAACCTGCTAAGAAGCGATCCAAGTCAAATGGATGGGATGCGCCACGCACCAACTCAACCTCCATCCGCAATTGCGCCATCTCATCAGGGAACATCTCGTGCGGCTTCGGATTATCAATACCCTTAACCAATTCAAACTCTTGATCAGCCCGGTCATTACCAGCAGCAAACAACAAAATCTCATCGTTAATCAGGTGATAAACCCCTCGGAAATTTTTACCCATCCCGATAGGCCAAGTGACCGGTGCGCACTCGATCTTTAAGACAGACTCCAACTCATCCAACAACTCCATGGGGTCACGCGTCTCACGGTCCATCTTATTAACAAAGGTAATAATTGGCGTATTACGCATACGGCAGACATTTAACAACTTAATTGTTTGCTCTTCCACACCTTTAGCAGCATCAATTACCATCAACGCCGAATCAACCGCTGTTAATACACGATAAGTATCTTCAGAGAAGTCTTGGTGCCCAGGGGTATCCAAAAGGTTAACGACATGGTCACGGTATTCAAACTGCATAACGGAACTAGCCACGGAAATACCACGTTGCTTTTCAATTTCCATCCAATCAGAAGTGGCATGCCTGCCACTTTTACGGGCTTTAACAGTTCCAGCCAATTGAATGGCTCCAGAGAACATCAATAGTTTCTCTGTTAGGGTCGTTTTACCCGCATCCGGGTGAGAAATAATGCCGAAAGTTCTACGTCTTGCGACCTCTCGGACGATATCATTGCTGTAATTCATAGGCTTTTCAATCAAATAGCCCTATAGTTTAGTTTAGACAGCACAAATCAGCACTATTTAAGCAATAAACCCCCTTAGGGTCAGCAAAGTAAACATGAACACTAAAAGTATCAAAAAAAATGATTCTTCCTCAAAACCTGATGCACAAAAGCATGAAATCAGGCCAACACAGTCTATCGAGCTGTTAAAAGAACTTCACATCCTCACAAGAGATGGCAAATTAAATCAAGATAGCCGCCGAAAATTAAAGCAGGTCTACCACTTAGTTCAATTCATTGAACCTTTGCTAAAAGAAGTACTCGCCAGAAAACACTCTCTCACCTTAGTCGATCATGGCGCCGGAAAATCCTATTTAGGCTTCATCCTCAATGATCTATTTTGCAAATTACAACCAGAACCCAGCAAAATTATTGGTATTGAAGTCCGAGAAGAATTAGTAAAAAAATCGAAAGACTTAGCAGAGCAACTTAACTTTAACTCCATGGAGTTTTTGCATCTAACCGTTGAGGAATCACTGAATTCCCCACTACTACCTCAGGAAGTAAATGTCGTCACAGCACTTCATGCGTGCAACACAGCCACTGATGACGCAATTAGATTTGCCCTCCACAAGAAAGCGCAACATATCGTTTTAGTGCCCTGCTGTCAGGCAGAAATCGCTGCAGCTTTGCGTGAAGGCAAAAATAAAACTCTAAAAAATGAAATAGCTGAAATCTGGCGCCACCCATTACATACAAGAGAGTTTGGTAGTCACATCACTAATGTACTACGCTGCCTACAACTTGAGTCACATGGTTATAGCGTTACCGTCACGGAATTGGTTGGCTGGGAACATTCCATGAAAAATGAGCTAATTATCGCGACACAAAAGAATCTTCCAGGGCATAAAGCCCAAGAAAGAAAAACAAAAATTTTGGCGGAAATTGGTTTAAGCAGTTTTGAAGAAAGATTTGCTTAACGCTTCTTAGCCCACAGTAAAAGACAACATACTGACAGAACCGGTATCAATGCCATCGCTCACAATTTTGATCTCTTCACCAGCTTCTTGTTGAGCTAAGATGTATAAAGCTGGCCAATAATGTTCCGGCGTTGGAATAGACATTTTTGCCTCAACACCCATTGTCATAGGATTAATTAGAGGTGGATGATTGTTTTCTAAGAGATGCTTTTTGAAGTAATCATTAAAACGATGCGCCCAATCCTCGCCTTTTTTATCAGAACGATTTAACAGCATAAGGTTATGGACCACATTCCCACTGGCTGCAATCAAAATACCTTGCTCGCGTAAAGGCCTTAATTTTTTAGCCAACTCGTAATGCTGAGCCCCCGTTAAGGTGGCATCCAAGCTTAACTGCACCACCGGGATGTCCGCTTCAGGATATAAATATTTAAGTGTTGCCCATGTGCCATGGTCAAAACCCCACTCATGCTCTTCCAAAATAACCGGTGTAGGAGCCATGATTTCTTGAACCAAACGCGCTAAATCAGGACTACCTGGCGCTGGATATTGCTGTGCAAATAACTCACTAGGGAAACCGCCAAAATCATGAATCGTTTGAGGTTTCTCCATGGCCGTGACCCATGTTTGCCTAGTTAACCAATGCGCAGAAATCATCAAAATCGCTTTAGGTCTAGGTAACGATTTGCCCAACTCCACCCAAGCATCCGTGTAATGACAAGGTTCGATCGCATACATAGGGGTGCCATGGCCTAAAAAGACAGCTGGCAGTTTATTGGTGGCTTGGCTCATGAGATTTTCTTTCTAATATAGGCATCTAGTTTAGCGAATTTCTTACTTTTAGATATTCACCAGGAAAATAAGCCATAAAAAAAAGGCTGCCTAAGCAGCCCTTTTTATCTCGCTAAGGAGAAATTACTTGCGCTTGTTAACAGCGTCTTTAAATGCTTTACCAGCTGTGAACTTAACAGTTTTAGCAGCAGCAATTTTGATAGCTTCGCCAGTTTTTGGGTTACGGCCAACACGTGCAGCGCGCTTACCTGAACCGAATGTACCAAAACCGATCAATTGAACTTTGTCACCTTTAGTAACAGCTTTGATGATTGCTTCGATAGATGTATTCAAAACTCTTTCAGCAGATGCTTTAGAAATGTCAGCATCTTTTGCAATTTTTTCTACTAATTCAGCTTTATTCATTGTTTACCTTTCAACATTAGAACTGGGAATATATACAACCCGTATTAATTTTTATTCATAAAATTAATTACTGTTGTATTGACGCTATTAAAACACATTTATTCTTCTGTCAGCCAGTATTAATAAGGTTTTTTAGGGTTTTACCTATGCCCCGTATTGGTGAGGCACCCATTTATTCCGAAAGGCCCAATAAATTAGGCCTTCATTACCTCAATACCGCCCATAAATGCTTGCAAAGCTTGAGGGATTTTGATAGAGCCATCTGCCTGTTGATAGTTTTCCAACACAGCAACCAAGGTTCGACCAACCGCTAAGCCTGAACCATTTAATGTGTGCACCAATTCAGGTTTACCTTGCCCACTTTTAAAACGTGCTTGCATACGTCGCGCTTGAAAATCCCCCATATTGGAGCAAGAACTAATTTCACGATAAGTATTTTGCGCTGGCAACCAAACTTCCAAGTCATAAGTTTTTGTACTACCAAACCCCATATCGCCAGTACACAACAAAACTTTACGGTAAGGTAAATTTAATTGCTGCAAGATGCTTTCAGCTTGAAGTGTTAATGACTCTAAAGCTTGTTCAGAATCATCCGGCTTTGTAATTTGCACCAACTCCACTTTTTCAAATTGATGCTGACGAATCATGCCACGCGTATCTCGCCCATAACTACCTGCTTCAGATCTAAAGCAAGGCGTATGCGCCACAAATCTCTTAGGTAATTGCTCAGCAGGTGTAATGGTGTCACGCATCAAATTAGTTACAGGCACTTCCGCCGTAGGAATGAGGTAAAAGTTCTCATAAGTCACTTCATTACTCTCATCCTGATCATCCCCACCCACTTTTCGGGGCACCTTGAATAAATCAGCTTCAAATTTAGGTAACTGACCAGTGCCTCGCATAGAGTCAGCATTCACAATCAAAGGCACATTAACCTCGTTATACCCAGCATCAGCATGAGCATTTAACATGAACTGCGCCAATGCGCGATGCAAACGAGCAATCGAACCATGCATCACAGCGAATCTAGAACCAGTGACTTTCACAGCAGCGTCAAAATCCAAACCAAAACCAAGCGCTAAATCAACATGGTCTTTAACTGAAAAATCGAATTGGGGAATTTGTCCCCAACGCAAAATTTCCTGGTTATCCGTTTCATCCTTCCCTGAAGGTACGCTCTCATGAGGAATATTGGGGATATTCATCAAAAAATCATTTAACTGCGCCTGCAAAACACTCAAACGCTCAGTCAAAGTTTGCAACTCATTATTAACAGCAGTCGATTCAGCAATTTCAGCAGAGGCATCCTCGCCCTTGCCCTTCTTCATACCAACGGCTTTAGCTAACTGATTTCTTTTAGCTTGCAATTCTTCTGTGCGACTTTGCACCTGCTTACGATCAGATTCAAGCATGATGAATTTATCTTTATCCAGAATAAATTTGCGCTCAGCTAAACGAGCGGCAACCACATCCAAATCTTTACGTAGTAGCTGAATATCTATCATGCTTTTCTCAAAAAATAATTTAACTTCAGGTGTTTAATCGCTTTAATTTTTTAAAAATGCTTATTGCACTTTTAAAACATCAGCACCTGCTGGTGGCGTGAACTTAAAAGTATCGATACCAACAGAGGTGTTTATTTTAATTCTACTTAATGTAATCAAAATTACATTTCCAAAATTATCGTGCAACTCCAAACCTGCAGGAGCCCCATTCGCCATACCAATACCTATCCGAGAATAAGGGGCCTCGACACCAGATTGACCACTCTTAGGCTGAAGCTCCACCCAGAACATGCCGCCCTTTTCTTCACCAGGTATTAAGTCAAAGTAATCTTCAACTGAGCTTCCACCAAACAAAATCGCTGCAGGCGTAGATTTGAGACTTTGACCAACTGGTCGAATCGTCAGTTGATTAAGATCCTTGTCCCATAAAAGCAAACGCTGACCATCAGCAATAACTTTTTGCTCAAAAGGTTTTAAGGTTTCCCAAACAAACTTGCCAGGTCTTTGAAAAATGAAATGGCCTTGGCTTTTACGCAGCACTTTGGGTTTATCTTCGCCAGCCCTAGCAGGTCTTACTTGCTGCTGAACAAAATCCCCTTCAGCACTCTGAACTTGACTCAAAAAGTTTTTAAACTGGTTAACGCCTTCATTGGCACTTGCTAATGAAGGTATTAAAAACAATACGCTATAAATTAATTTAGTTATCGCCCGCACTACGCACCAAAATTTCACGGTTACCGTTACTACCCATCTTTGAAACCAAGCCAGCTTTTTCCATATCTTCTAATAAACGTGCTGCACGGTTATAACCAATACGCAAATGGCGCTGCACCAAAGAAATCGAAGCGCGTTTATTTTCTAAAATAATAGCCACAGCCTGGTCATACAATGGATCTGCCTCACCGCTTGCACTAGCTTCACCGCCGTTAGCATCGACTTCAGTTTGAGGGTCTAGGATAGATTCGATATATTGAGGTTCACCATGATGCTCTTTAAGCCAAGTCACAACACGATGCACTTCATCATCAGTTACAAAGGCTCCATGCACACGAATAGGCAATCCCGTACCTGGTGCCATATACAACATATCACCCATACCCAACAAACTTTCAGCGCCCTGCTGATCAAGAATGGTGCGGCTATCGATACGACTACTTACCTGGAAAGAAATACGGGTCGGCACGTTGGCTTTAATTAAACCAGTAATCACATCCACGCTTGGCCGTTGTGTTGCCAAAACCAAGTGGATACCTGCCGCACGAGCTTTTTGAGCGATACGCGCGATCAGTTCTTCAATCTTCTTACCCACTACCATCATCAAGTCAGCCAACTCGTCGATCACAATCACAATAACGGGTGCTTTATGCAATGGCTCTGGATCATCAGGGGTTAAGCTGAAGGGGTTATACAAATGCTCACCCTTTTCTTCAGCATCGGTAATTTTTTTATTGAAGCCAGCCAAATTACGCACGCCAAATTTACTCATCAACTTATAGCGACGATCCATTTCTACAACAGCCCAATTAAGCGCGTTATAGGCTTGCTTCATATCTGTTACAACTGGACATAACAGATGTGGAATACCTTCATAAACAGACATCTCTAGCATCTTAGGATCAACCATGATGAGACGAACCTCATCAGCCTTTGCCTTGTAAAGCAAAGACAAGATCATGGAGTTGATACCCACCGATTTACCAGAGCCTGTTGTACCCGCCACCAAACAATGTGGCATTTTTGCCAAATCAGCAACAACCGGAGCGCCCGCAATATCTTTACCCAAAGATAGCGTTAACAAAGAAGAGCTATCGTTATAAACACGCGAGCTCAAAATTTCTGTCAAATGCACTGCTTGACGGTTAGGGTTTGGCAATTCCAATCCCATACAGGTCTTACCGGGAATCGTTTCAACCACGCGAACACTCAATACACCTAAAGCGCGAGATAAGTCTTTCTGCAAATTAACAATCTGACTGCCCTTCACACCTACTGAAGGTTCAATCTCATAGCGCGTAATCACCGGGCCAGGATGAGCAGAAATAACTTTTACTTCAATATTGAACTCTTTAAGCTTTCTCTCAATCAAGCGAGAAGTGAATTCCAAAGTGTCAGCAGAAATAGTTTCTTTTAACGGCGGAACAGGATCTAACAGCGATAAAGGCGGCAACTCTGAATCAGTGATTTCCGCGAATAATGGCTGTTGCTTTTCACGCTCAACGCGCTCACTCTTAACCACAGTTAAAGGAGCGCGATAAATAGGTACCGGAGGTGCGTCTTCAATCTTAACGCGCTCCTCCTCAACAACTTCTTCTCGCTCTTCAGCCGCTTGCTCACCAATACGACGATCTTCTTCTGATTCTCTACGCTCTCGAATACGCCTAAAAGAAAGCTCCAAAGTGCGGCCAACCTGCTCAGCCAAACTCAACCAAGAAAAACGTAAAAATAAAGAAGCGCCAATCGCAAGGGTTACCAATAACAGCAATGTCGCACCAGTAAAACCAATCGCCATCTGCAATGGGTCGCCCAACAATTCCCCCAAAACGCCACCTGGCGGTCTTGGTAAATCCATTGTCATGCTATGCATGCGAATAGACTCCAGCGTCATGGAAGAGAACATGGTTAAACCAAATCCCAACAATCTAGGTAAAAATGGCTCAGGTTCAAGTTCTTGACCTGGTAACTTAGCTGCAGTCAGCTCCTGCCACCCTCGCACGGCACGTCTTAATAAAAGCACCACCCACCAGTAAGCAGAGGCTCCAAATACATAAAACAATAAATCGGCGATCCAGGCTCCAAAACGTCCGCCAATATTGGAAACCGTTGCGACCTGATTGGCATGAGACCAAGCTGGGTCGCCTTTGCTATAACTCACTAATACTAAAAACAATGCTGCCGTAAGGGCCATAAAGGCGATCCACTTCACCTCACGCATGAGCTTAGCCATACGCTGATTAGACGGATCTCCAGCTGAAGGAGGGGTAGAGGAAGAGGCTATTCTGACCATGTTATCTAGATTGTAATCAACAAGAAACTTTGAAGCTTCTATAATTGCAAAATGACGACAAAAAATACCAAACACGCAAAAGTTCTTATCCTTGGATCAGGCCCTGCAGGCTATACAGCTGCCGTTTATGCGGCCAGAGCCAACCTAGACCCCGTGCTAATCACAGGAATCGCCCAAGGCGGTCAATTAATGACGACGACCGAGGTGGAAAACTGGCCAGCTGACCCTCATGGCGTTCAGGGCCCTGAATTAATGCAGCGCTTTTTAGAGCATGCTGAGCGTTTTAAGACAGAAATCGTCTTTGATCACATTCATACAGCAGCTTTAACTGAGAAACCTATCCGTTTAGTGGGCGATGCCGGCACCTACACCTGCGACTCGCTTATTATCGCCACAGGCGCCTCTGCTCAATATTTAGGCATGCCAAGTGAAGAAGCTTTTATGGGCAAAGGCGTATCGGCATGCGCTACTTGTGATGGCTTCTTTTATCGCAACCAAGATGTTTGCGTCATTGGTGGCGGCAATACCGCTGTTGAAGAAGCCCTCTATCTTGCTGGTATCGCGAATAAAGTGACCGTTATTCACCGTAGAGACAAATTCCGTGCCGAACCTATCCTAATTGACCGCCTCATGGCCAAAGTGGCTGAAGGTAAAGTGGCCATTGAGTGGAACAGCCAATTAGACGAAGTTTTAGGTGATAACACGGGTGTTACAGGTGTGCGCGTAGCTGACAACACGGGTAATAAAAAAGATATCGCCCTCAAAGGCGTATTTGTGGCAATTGGCCATAAGCCTAACACTGACTTATTTGTGGGTCAGTTGGATATGGAAAACGGTTACCTTAAAACAAAAACAGGCTTAACAGGTAACGCAACAGCCACCAATATTCCCGGCGTTTTTGCAGCAGGCGATGTACAGGACCATATCTACAGACAAGCTATCACTAGCGCGGGGACTGGTTGCATGGCGGCATTAGATGCCCAACGCTACCTAGAAACACTATAACTATCTAAAGTAGTTAGCCCATGTTTTTCCCGAGTTTTGAGAGCATGGGAGTTCTTAATTTTGGCACCTATCTAATAGGTGCCATTTTTATTATCTTATTACCCGGACCAAACTCTCTATACGTCCTCACGATGGCCGCCCAAAAGGGTTGGAAAACAGGCGTATTAGGAGGTATCGGCATCATGACGGGCGACACCCTACTCATGCTTCTAGCCGCCATCGGCGCCGCATCCTTAATGATCAACGCACCGAATGTTTATATGTTGATCAAAATTGCTGGAGCTCTTTATCTAAGCTACCTGGGATATAAATTAATCCTATTAGGCGTTAAGCGCTGGAAAATGCATGGCACCCTCCATACATCAACCCCATCCATTAAGCTCACAGGCCTCCACCCTACCAAGGCAGCCATGATGCTCTCCCTGACCAACCCAAAGGGTATCGTCTTTTTTGTTTCTTTTTTTACCCAATTTCTAGACACCACCCACGACAAACCATGGCAGTCATTTTTGGTACTGGGCATCACACTACAACTGCTTAGTTTGGGTTATTTGAGTTTACTCATCTTGATGGGCTCAAGATTAGCCCAAGCATTTAGTCAAAAACATCGTTTTGCTGCTTGGGCAACCGCCTCAGTAGGCTTACTCTTTATCGGATTTAGTCTAAAACTACTA from Polynucleobacter sp. MWH-Spelu-300-X4 encodes the following:
- the nadB gene encoding L-aspartate oxidase; amino-acid sequence: MTSANKPAIQESLPVIVIGAGLAGLTVALELAESRQVIVMAKRGLSESATAWAQGGIVGVLDEKDSVDAHVKDTVEAGAGLVVESTARFIAERSADAIDWLIEQGVPFTTDPAGPKGLHLTREGGHSHRRIAHAADATGKAIHEVLLDKAKQHPNIRLLERWMALDLITNRHLNTKKPEKSNRCYGVYALDIASGKIESIPASAVVLATGGVGKVYRYTSNPETATGDGIAMAWRAGCRVGNMEFVQFHPTCLYHPQDRTFLVTEALRGEGAQLKLPDGTRFMPNHDERAELAPRDIVARAIDFEMKKHGLDYVLLDATHLGEAFLKEHFPTIYARCMALGIDIAKKPIPVVPAAHYTCGGVVTDLKGKTDLPGLYAVGEATYTGLHGANRLASNSLLECVVIGKAAAVDIAKHPFKQMPDVPTWDESRVEDADESVVISHNWDELRLLMWNYVGIVRTNRRLERALHRIELLRDEVQEYYANFRVTRDLLELRNLLSCAELIVRSALMRKESRGLHYSRDYPQSWTVSYPTILTPLNRY
- a CDS encoding peptide chain release factor 3, which translates into the protein MNYSNDIVREVARRRTFGIISHPDAGKTTLTEKLLMFSGAIQLAGTVKARKSGRHATSDWMEIEKQRGISVASSVMQFEYRDHVVNLLDTPGHQDFSEDTYRVLTAVDSALMVIDAAKGVEEQTIKLLNVCRMRNTPIITFVNKMDRETRDPMELLDELESVLKIECAPVTWPIGMGKNFRGVYHLINDEILLFAAGNDRADQEFELVKGIDNPKPHEMFPDEMAQLRMEVELVRGASHPFDLDRFLAGLQTPVFFGSAINNFGVREILNALLDWAPAPRERDATVRSVDPREEKFSGFVFKIQANMDPAHRDRIAFLRVCSGKFTRGMKINHLRINRDVKVSNVVTFMASSREQVEEAYAGDIIGLPNHGNMQIGDSFSEGESLQFTGIPYFAPDFFRVARIRNPMKIKQLQKGLQQLGEEGAVQVFRPVNSSDLILGAVGALQFEVVASRLMNEYGVDAVFETASINCARWVSCEDKKMMTDFQNSSAGHQLALDAADNLAYLASSAVNLRVTQERWPQIVFHETREHASKLS
- a CDS encoding SAM-dependent methyltransferase, producing the protein MNTKSIKKNDSSSKPDAQKHEIRPTQSIELLKELHILTRDGKLNQDSRRKLKQVYHLVQFIEPLLKEVLARKHSLTLVDHGAGKSYLGFILNDLFCKLQPEPSKIIGIEVREELVKKSKDLAEQLNFNSMEFLHLTVEESLNSPLLPQEVNVVTALHACNTATDDAIRFALHKKAQHIVLVPCCQAEIAAALREGKNKTLKNEIAEIWRHPLHTREFGSHITNVLRCLQLESHGYSVTVTELVGWEHSMKNELIIATQKNLPGHKAQERKTKILAEIGLSSFEERFA
- the ygiD gene encoding 4,5-DOPA dioxygenase extradiol, translated to MSQATNKLPAVFLGHGTPMYAIEPCHYTDAWVELGKSLPRPKAILMISAHWLTRQTWVTAMEKPQTIHDFGGFPSELFAQQYPAPGSPDLARLVQEIMAPTPVILEEHEWGFDHGTWATLKYLYPEADIPVVQLSLDATLTGAQHYELAKKLRPLREQGILIAASGNVVHNLMLLNRSDKKGEDWAHRFNDYFKKHLLENNHPPLINPMTMGVEAKMSIPTPEHYWPALYILAQQEAGEEIKIVSDGIDTGSVSMLSFTVG
- a CDS encoding HU family DNA-binding protein; the encoded protein is MNKAELVEKIAKDADISKASAERVLNTSIEAIIKAVTKGDKVQLIGFGTFGSGKRAARVGRNPKTGEAIKIAAAKTVKFTAGKAFKDAVNKRK
- the serS gene encoding serine--tRNA ligase, whose product is MIDIQLLRKDLDVVAARLAERKFILDKDKFIMLESDRKQVQSRTEELQAKRNQLAKAVGMKKGKGEDASAEIAESTAVNNELQTLTERLSVLQAQLNDFLMNIPNIPHESVPSGKDETDNQEILRWGQIPQFDFSVKDHVDLALGFGLDFDAAVKVTGSRFAVMHGSIARLHRALAQFMLNAHADAGYNEVNVPLIVNADSMRGTGQLPKFEADLFKVPRKVGGDDQDESNEVTYENFYLIPTAEVPVTNLMRDTITPAEQLPKRFVAHTPCFRSEAGSYGRDTRGMIRQHQFEKVELVQITKPDDSEQALESLTLQAESILQQLNLPYRKVLLCTGDMGFGSTKTYDLEVWLPAQNTYREISSCSNMGDFQARRMQARFKSGQGKPELVHTLNGSGLAVGRTLVAVLENYQQADGSIKIPQALQAFMGGIEVMKA
- a CDS encoding outer membrane lipoprotein carrier protein LolA, whose protein sequence is MSQVQSAEGDFVQQQVRPARAGEDKPKVLRKSQGHFIFQRPGKFVWETLKPFEQKVIADGQRLLLWDKDLNQLTIRPVGQSLKSTPAAILFGGSSVEDYFDLIPGEEKGGMFWVELQPKSGQSGVEAPYSRIGIGMANGAPAGLELHDNFGNVILITLSRIKINTSVGIDTFKFTPPAGADVLKVQ
- a CDS encoding DNA translocase FtsK, with amino-acid sequence MVRIASSSTPPSAGDPSNQRMAKLMREVKWIAFMALTAALFLVLVSYSKGDPAWSHANQVATVSNIGGRFGAWIADLLFYVFGASAYWWVVLLLRRAVRGWQELTAAKLPGQELEPEPFLPRLLGFGLTMFSSMTLESIRMHSMTMDLPRPPGGVLGELLGDPLQMAIGFTGATLLLLVTLAIGASLFLRFSWLSLAEQVGRTLELSFRRIRERRESEEDRRIGEQAAEEREEVVEEERVKIEDAPPVPIYRAPLTVVKSERVEREKQQPLFAEITDSELPPLSLLDPVPPLKETISADTLEFTSRLIERKLKEFNIEVKVISAHPGPVITRYEIEPSVGVKGSQIVNLQKDLSRALGVLSVRVVETIPGKTCMGLELPNPNRQAVHLTEILSSRVYNDSSSLLTLSLGKDIAGAPVVADLAKMPHCLVAGTTGSGKSVGINSMILSLLYKAKADEVRLIMVDPKMLEMSVYEGIPHLLCPVVTDMKQAYNALNWAVVEMDRRYKLMSKFGVRNLAGFNKKITDAEEKGEHLYNPFSLTPDDPEPLHKAPVIVIVIDELADLMMVVGKKIEELIARIAQKARAAGIHLVLATQRPSVDVITGLIKANVPTRISFQVSSRIDSRTILDQQGAESLLGMGDMLYMAPGTGLPIRVHGAFVTDDEVHRVVTWLKEHHGEPQYIESILDPQTEVDANGGEASASGEADPLYDQAVAIILENKRASISLVQRHLRIGYNRAARLLEDMEKAGLVSKMGSNGNREILVRSAGDN
- the trxB gene encoding thioredoxin-disulfide reductase; this encodes MTTKNTKHAKVLILGSGPAGYTAAVYAARANLDPVLITGIAQGGQLMTTTEVENWPADPHGVQGPELMQRFLEHAERFKTEIVFDHIHTAALTEKPIRLVGDAGTYTCDSLIIATGASAQYLGMPSEEAFMGKGVSACATCDGFFYRNQDVCVIGGGNTAVEEALYLAGIANKVTVIHRRDKFRAEPILIDRLMAKVAEGKVAIEWNSQLDEVLGDNTGVTGVRVADNTGNKKDIALKGVFVAIGHKPNTDLFVGQLDMENGYLKTKTGLTGNATATNIPGVFAAGDVQDHIYRQAITSAGTGCMAALDAQRYLETL
- the leuE gene encoding leucine efflux protein LeuE; the encoded protein is MGVLNFGTYLIGAIFIILLPGPNSLYVLTMAAQKGWKTGVLGGIGIMTGDTLLMLLAAIGAASLMINAPNVYMLIKIAGALYLSYLGYKLILLGVKRWKMHGTLHTSTPSIKLTGLHPTKAAMMLSLTNPKGIVFFVSFFTQFLDTTHDKPWQSFLVLGITLQLLSLGYLSLLILMGSRLAQAFSQKHRFAAWATASVGLLFIGFSLKLLLD